A region from the Methanofollis liminatans DSM 4140 genome encodes:
- a CDS encoding protoporphyrinogen/coproporphyrinogen oxidase — MKTAILGGGLTGVTLARGLHERGEDVVVLEAEPDYGGLCRSKRREGFTFDTGGSHIIFSRDAAVLSFMKEALGENRTERDRLTKIFYKGRYVKYPFENGLSDLPKEDLFFCINEFVKNLIAVEKGAAAPPENFRDWIVATFGAGIAGCYMIPYNRKIWKFPPEQMSAHWMEGRVPMPPVEDVIRSAIGIETEGYTHQSVFSYPQSGGIEALVQAIAAPVEDAIRTGFVVRSVRRQEDGKWVIGDGNEEIVADRCVATIPLQALLPCLEEVPAEVAAACAALKYNAVACVCIGIRGATKPYSWVYVPQEEIGLFNRISFPSGYSDGNAPAGCSSVLAEITYREGDEAARMSDDALVEHTVEGLMKMEVIASADDVVYAAVERQRYAYVIYDLAYLENIRVIREFVEGTGIDLLGRFAEFEYLNMDGCIRHVLDYLGASR; from the coding sequence GTGAAAACGGCGATACTGGGCGGCGGGCTGACCGGGGTGACGCTTGCCCGGGGCTTGCACGAGCGGGGGGAGGACGTGGTCGTCCTGGAGGCGGAACCCGATTACGGCGGGCTCTGCCGCTCGAAGAGGAGGGAGGGGTTCACCTTCGACACCGGCGGTTCGCACATCATCTTCTCCCGCGACGCCGCCGTGCTCTCCTTCATGAAGGAGGCGCTCGGCGAGAACCGCACCGAGCGGGACCGTCTGACCAAGATCTTCTACAAGGGGCGCTATGTCAAATATCCGTTTGAAAACGGTCTTTCCGACCTGCCGAAAGAGGATCTCTTCTTCTGCATCAACGAGTTCGTCAAAAACCTGATCGCGGTCGAGAAAGGGGCTGCCGCCCCGCCGGAAAACTTCAGGGACTGGATCGTCGCCACCTTCGGGGCAGGGATTGCCGGGTGCTATATGATCCCGTACAACCGGAAGATCTGGAAGTTCCCGCCCGAGCAGATGTCGGCGCACTGGATGGAAGGAAGAGTCCCGATGCCGCCGGTCGAAGACGTGATCAGGTCGGCGATCGGGATCGAGACCGAGGGCTACACCCACCAGTCGGTCTTCTCGTACCCGCAGAGCGGCGGGATCGAGGCGCTCGTGCAGGCGATCGCCGCCCCGGTCGAGGACGCCATCAGGACCGGCTTCGTCGTCCGTTCGGTGCGGCGGCAGGAGGACGGGAAGTGGGTGATCGGCGACGGAAACGAAGAGATCGTCGCCGACCGGTGCGTCGCCACCATTCCCCTGCAGGCCCTTCTCCCCTGCCTCGAAGAGGTGCCGGCGGAGGTGGCTGCGGCATGTGCGGCACTGAAATATAACGCGGTCGCCTGTGTCTGCATCGGGATCAGGGGCGCGACAAAGCCGTATTCCTGGGTGTACGTCCCGCAGGAGGAGATCGGACTCTTCAACCGCATCTCGTTCCCCTCCGGCTACAGCGACGGCAACGCCCCTGCCGGGTGCAGTTCGGTCCTTGCCGAAATCACCTACCGGGAGGGCGACGAGGCGGCACGGATGAGCGACGACGCCCTCGTCGAACACACGGTCGAAGGGCTCATGAAGATGGAGGTGATCGCCTCTGCCGACGATGTCGTCTACGCCGCAGTCGAGCGGCAGCGATACGCCTACGTCATCTACGACCTTGCCTATCTGGAGAATATCAGGGTCATCAGGGAGTTTGTCGAGGGAACCGGGATCGACCTCCTGGGCCGTTTCGCCGAGTTCGAGTACCTGAACATGGACGGGTGCATCCGCCACGTCCTCGATTATCTCGGAGCGAGCAGATGA
- a CDS encoding glycosyltransferase family 4 protein, whose translation MKVNFFVEDMLFFKYIGCATLARMLAGKLAENADLDLAWNAHGYDYDVVHYHTFGPLALANKKYSRGVKVLTAHSTPRLNNGNLAFSDTVNRLYPGIYRGFDHIITISGPNDQEVREMAPDVPVTLIPNGVNRDRFRPEPEKRAAFRREHGIGDEEMVVLTVAQQTPRKGIYDFIALSKEHPDIKFVWVGGFPYGSFSKDYRRIEEEKKGCGKNVIFTGFVRDITAAYCSADLFFMPSFAEGLPMVILESMATGVPVLARRIPEFVENFEGAALFFDDLEEAGAVVEDETVIRRHAALSRPFTDRFDIGRVADLHVNLYKELIP comes from the coding sequence ATGAAGGTGAACTTTTTCGTCGAGGATATGCTTTTTTTCAAGTATATCGGGTGCGCCACCCTTGCACGGATGCTCGCCGGAAAACTCGCCGAGAATGCGGACCTGGACCTCGCCTGGAACGCTCACGGCTACGATTACGATGTGGTCCACTACCATACCTTCGGACCCCTGGCCCTGGCGAACAAGAAGTACAGCCGCGGCGTCAAGGTGCTCACCGCCCACTCCACTCCCCGCCTCAACAACGGCAACCTCGCCTTCTCGGATACGGTGAACCGCCTCTATCCGGGGATATACCGGGGCTTCGACCACATCATCACGATCTCCGGCCCGAACGACCAGGAGGTGCGCGAGATGGCGCCCGACGTGCCGGTGACCCTCATCCCGAACGGCGTAAACCGGGACCGTTTCAGGCCTGAACCGGAAAAACGCGCCGCATTCCGCAGGGAACACGGCATCGGCGACGAAGAGATGGTGGTGCTCACGGTGGCGCAGCAGACGCCGCGGAAAGGGATCTACGATTTCATCGCCCTTTCAAAGGAGCACCCGGACATCAAATTCGTCTGGGTCGGAGGGTTCCCGTACGGCTCCTTCTCCAAGGACTACAGACGGATCGAAGAGGAGAAGAAAGGGTGCGGCAAGAACGTCATCTTCACCGGATTTGTCAGGGACATCACGGCGGCCTACTGCAGCGCCGACCTCTTCTTCATGCCGTCGTTTGCCGAGGGCCTGCCGATGGTCATCCTTGAATCGATGGCGACCGGCGTTCCCGTCCTCGCCCGCAGGATACCGGAGTTCGTCGAGAACTTCGAGGGCGCCGCCCTCTTCTTCGACGACCTTGAGGAGGCCGGGGCGGTCGTCGAGGACGAAACCGTCATCAGGCGGCACGCCGCCCTTTCGCGCCCCTTCACCGATCGTTTCGACATCGGGAGGGTGGCCGACCTCCATGTGAATCTCTATAAGGAGTTGATACCGTGA
- a CDS encoding glycosyltransferase, with protein sequence MISVIVPTYNEEESIASCLESLCNQTIPRGAYEIIVVDGNSKDRTREIAAKYADQVFVQTSKKVGGARNDGAVAAKGEIVATTDADCYLPPDWLEGIERTFADHPDAVQVYGLVFPKEKGIKNTVSLWLANFFSRLGYLTHTIYYTLGCNTAFRRDAFMAIGMYHTIDAGDDLEIARRARKAGKVVLVPALKVGFSMRRYEQFGTLKSLWEWVYIVVKGGESEKYSYSKREYK encoded by the coding sequence GTGATCTCGGTGATTGTGCCGACCTACAACGAGGAGGAGAGCATCGCCTCCTGCCTCGAATCCCTCTGCAACCAGACCATCCCCAGGGGCGCCTACGAGATCATCGTCGTAGACGGGAACTCGAAGGACCGGACACGCGAGATCGCCGCGAAATATGCCGACCAGGTCTTTGTCCAGACGAGCAAAAAGGTCGGCGGGGCGAGAAACGACGGTGCCGTGGCGGCGAAGGGCGAGATCGTCGCCACCACCGATGCCGACTGTTACCTCCCGCCCGACTGGCTGGAGGGGATCGAGCGGACCTTTGCCGACCACCCCGACGCCGTCCAGGTCTACGGCCTCGTTTTCCCGAAGGAGAAGGGGATCAAGAATACGGTCTCCCTCTGGCTTGCAAACTTCTTCTCGCGCCTGGGCTACCTGACGCACACGATCTACTACACCCTGGGCTGCAACACCGCCTTTCGGCGGGACGCCTTCATGGCGATCGGGATGTACCACACCATCGACGCCGGCGACGACCTGGAGATCGCACGGCGGGCGCGGAAGGCCGGAAAGGTCGTGCTCGTTCCTGCCCTGAAGGTCGGGTTTTCCATGCGCCGCTACGAGCAGTTCGGCACGTTAAAGTCCCTCTGGGAGTGGGTGTATATCGTGGTGAAGGGCGGCGAGTCTGAGAAGTACTCGTATTCAAAGCGCGAATACAAGTGA
- a CDS encoding radical SAM protein, which yields MSLGETLAVLTEAAGFDMSPRSERPVRARCGRLLKVLLCGKCSFDCAYCAVRTKREAYALAPADLARAFLTMHREGRADGLFLSSGIPRDVDETMAGILETGEILRRSGYTGYLHLKVLPGAARADIAEAARLADRISINLEAPSASRLSEVAGVKDYRQDIEKRQAWIADAMPGRHTTQVVVGAAGESDAEILTCMERQYRRLGTARVYYSAFTPLAGTPLQGRPAATLWRQNRLYQLDALVRAYGWRPDRVAEVLDGDGFLTDADPKILLAREMPPVDVNAAPYADLLRVPGIGPEGARRILDARRRRPLHSGADLRRCGVAHRAVEYLVFEERDVQTTLFAF from the coding sequence ATGTCCCTGGGAGAAACCCTTGCGGTGCTCACCGAAGCGGCCGGCTTCGACATGAGCCCGCGCTCTGAACGCCCGGTTCGCGCCCGGTGCGGGCGCCTGCTCAAGGTCCTCCTCTGCGGGAAGTGCTCGTTCGACTGCGCCTACTGCGCGGTCAGGACAAAGCGGGAGGCCTACGCCCTTGCCCCGGCCGACCTCGCCCGGGCCTTTCTGACGATGCACCGCGAGGGCCGGGCCGACGGGCTCTTCCTCTCCTCGGGCATCCCCCGCGACGTGGACGAGACGATGGCCGGGATCCTGGAGACCGGCGAGATCCTGAGGAGGAGCGGATATACCGGCTACCTCCACTTAAAGGTCCTCCCCGGCGCCGCGCGGGCCGACATCGCCGAGGCGGCACGGCTGGCCGACCGGATCTCGATCAACCTGGAGGCGCCCTCGGCCTCGCGGCTCTCCGAGGTCGCCGGCGTGAAGGACTACCGGCAGGACATCGAAAAACGGCAGGCATGGATCGCCGATGCGATGCCGGGACGGCACACCACCCAGGTCGTCGTCGGGGCGGCCGGGGAAAGCGACGCCGAGATCCTCACGTGCATGGAACGGCAGTACCGCCGCCTCGGCACGGCCAGGGTGTATTACTCGGCGTTCACTCCCCTCGCCGGCACGCCTCTGCAGGGCCGCCCGGCCGCCACGCTCTGGCGCCAGAACCGGCTCTACCAGCTCGACGCCCTGGTGCGGGCGTACGGCTGGCGTCCTGACCGCGTCGCGGAGGTGCTGGACGGAGACGGTTTTCTTACGGACGCCGACCCGAAGATTCTCCTTGCACGGGAGATGCCGCCGGTCGACGTCAACGCCGCCCCGTACGCCGATCTCCTCCGGGTGCCCGGGATCGGGCCTGAGGGCGCCAGGCGGATCCTGGATGCCCGCCGGAGAAGGCCGCTCCACTCGGGCGCCGACCTGCGGCGGTGCGGTGTTGCACACAGGGCGGTCGAGTATCTGGTGTTCGAGGAGAGGGATGTGCAGACCACGCTGTTTGCGTTTTGA
- a CDS encoding ferredoxin domain-containing protein, protein MTAEYDAVQTVASLMALSARTAPKGKGVDTIRVEVVGRADMGRLADAMRTYGEAHTLGFFSRDAKGIEQSDACVLIGCRGQEVAGINCGGCGYQTCAGMTASVADAPESGGAPFKGPNCVIRMADLGIAVGSAARTAAIHNVDNRILYSGGVGALSLGMMEDCSVVYAIPLKASGKNIFFDRT, encoded by the coding sequence ATGACTGCGGAATACGATGCAGTACAGACCGTCGCCTCCTTAATGGCGCTCTCAGCACGAACGGCGCCGAAGGGGAAGGGCGTCGACACCATCCGCGTGGAGGTGGTCGGCAGGGCCGATATGGGGCGGCTCGCCGATGCGATGCGCACCTACGGGGAAGCGCACACACTCGGCTTTTTCTCAAGGGACGCGAAAGGAATCGAACAGTCAGATGCCTGCGTCCTGATCGGGTGCCGGGGGCAGGAGGTGGCCGGGATCAACTGCGGCGGATGCGGGTATCAGACCTGCGCCGGGATGACGGCTTCGGTGGCTGACGCACCCGAAAGCGGCGGCGCCCCCTTCAAAGGCCCCAACTGCGTGATCAGGATGGCCGATCTCGGCATCGCCGTCGGTTCGGCGGCGCGGACCGCCGCCATCCACAACGTCGACAACCGGATCCTCTACTCAGGCGGGGTCGGCGCCCTCTCCCTCGGCATGATGGAGGATTGCAGCGTGGTCTATGCGATTCCGCTCAAAGCATCCGGGAAAAATATCTTCTTTGACCGCACATAG
- a CDS encoding GHMP family kinase ATP-binding protein → MPTMMIRGGDLDLVEYEFEPFAAGEGIRPLDIGREVIPRPQAGVFTVQAPARIHATVLDMNRFAPGQPGGGGFGFAVKVYCTASAECTDGSVEIDYDRVPIVRHIVEAFRATVGYGGGFHIVARDHRYKHVGLGSTGTILLSVCHAMNAALGSPLTAEELRILVGRNFVEETADDRVAFGFETGVGPAASTYGGFVVLGDDLSLAYRHPFAGDKNVFIIIPSSEISSSGTSEFNVLMNRARDLDYRDRPLKAYMVLMDLIPAIEAGNLKRAGEVMWEIEFRGSKRAEIEHHSFAIYTMMSGLRDAGIEFVGMSSVGPSIAVITEKTEEEVRAIAKRLGLSIALATAVDNEGIRITGP, encoded by the coding sequence ATGCCAACGATGATGATCAGGGGCGGGGACCTCGACCTCGTCGAGTACGAGTTCGAGCCCTTCGCCGCAGGCGAGGGGATCAGGCCCCTGGATATCGGGAGGGAGGTGATCCCGAGGCCGCAGGCCGGCGTCTTCACCGTGCAGGCCCCGGCCCGGATCCACGCCACCGTCCTGGACATGAACAGGTTCGCTCCAGGTCAGCCCGGCGGCGGCGGGTTCGGGTTTGCCGTGAAGGTCTACTGCACGGCGAGCGCAGAATGCACGGACGGAAGCGTCGAGATCGACTACGACCGCGTGCCGATCGTCAGGCATATCGTCGAGGCGTTCAGGGCGACGGTGGGATACGGGGGCGGGTTCCACATCGTCGCCCGGGACCACCGCTACAAGCACGTCGGCCTCGGTTCGACCGGGACGATCCTCCTCTCGGTCTGCCACGCGATGAACGCCGCCCTCGGGTCGCCCCTCACCGCCGAGGAACTCCGCATCCTCGTCGGCAGAAATTTCGTGGAGGAGACGGCCGACGATCGGGTCGCCTTCGGGTTCGAGACCGGCGTCGGCCCGGCCGCCAGCACCTATGGCGGGTTTGTCGTGCTGGGCGACGACCTCAGCCTCGCCTACCGCCACCCCTTTGCCGGGGACAAGAACGTCTTTATCATCATCCCCTCCAGCGAGATCTCCTCGTCCGGGACGTCGGAGTTCAACGTCCTGATGAACCGGGCACGCGACCTCGATTACCGCGACCGTCCGCTCAAGGCCTACATGGTCCTGATGGACCTGATCCCGGCGATAGAGGCGGGCAACCTCAAACGAGCCGGAGAGGTGATGTGGGAGATCGAGTTTAGGGGCTCGAAACGGGCCGAGATCGAGCACCACAGCTTTGCGATCTATACCATGATGAGCGGCCTGCGGGACGCCGGGATCGAATTCGTGGGCATGAGTTCGGTCGGGCCGTCGATTGCGGTGATCACGGAGAAAACAGAGGAGGAGGTCAGAGCGATTGCAAAACGTCTCGGGCTTTCGATCGCCCTCGCCACCGCCGTCGACAACGAGGGGATCAGGATCACGGGGCCGTGA
- a CDS encoding lipase family alpha/beta hydrolase: MRTEQTPVVLVHGWKSHPGIWNHLTPQLERASIPYWNFDHTSMGDTPPAAIALALQEFIRTMRDENAYPGPVDVVCHSVGTCIARYLLEVLDGRKREEQVRHLIGIGPPNNGSALAELFNDPVYGPQILDQLAGVFVPRRYDPADDVIAQEVRPGSRTMAALRSAGVRQDVAYRFILSANLTATPDLFPCFDGKTWERSADGEWQMTYAGDGIVPHTDSYLPGAGIEILPAEPAALRCNPDHYGHIRLPRNAEVVDRVMAHLMGSP; the protein is encoded by the coding sequence ATGAGAACCGAGCAGACGCCGGTCGTCCTGGTGCACGGATGGAAGAGCCATCCAGGCATCTGGAACCACCTCACGCCGCAGCTTGAGCGTGCATCCATACCGTACTGGAACTTCGACCATACCTCCATGGGAGATACCCCACCGGCAGCGATCGCTCTGGCCCTGCAGGAGTTCATCCGAACGATGCGGGATGAAAACGCATATCCCGGACCGGTCGACGTCGTATGCCATTCCGTAGGGACGTGTATCGCCCGGTACCTCCTCGAAGTCCTCGACGGCCGGAAGCGGGAAGAGCAGGTCAGGCACCTGATCGGGATCGGGCCGCCGAACAACGGTTCCGCTCTGGCCGAACTCTTCAACGATCCGGTCTATGGGCCGCAGATCCTCGATCAGCTCGCCGGTGTATTTGTGCCGCGGCGCTACGATCCGGCAGACGACGTCATCGCCCAGGAGGTCAGGCCGGGAAGCCGGACGATGGCCGCCCTGCGGTCTGCGGGCGTCCGCCAGGACGTGGCGTACCGGTTCATCCTGAGCGCCAACCTCACCGCCACCCCGGATCTCTTTCCCTGTTTTGACGGAAAAACCTGGGAGCGCTCCGCGGATGGTGAGTGGCAGATGACCTATGCAGGCGATGGGATCGTGCCGCATACCGATTCGTACCTGCCCGGCGCGGGCATCGAGATCCTGCCGGCCGAGCCGGCGGCGCTGAGGTGCAACCCCGATCACTACGGCCATATCAGGCTGCCGCGGAACGCCGAGGTGGTGGACCGGGTGATGGCGCACCTCATGGGCTCTCCCTGA
- a CDS encoding carboxypeptidase-like regulatory domain-containing protein: MQWVLAGVSLAIILICGSMITSPILYSAENASSTAHHADPSLISRTAENRAGSVVPAMDNLIESTGTIVLNIKNKDFKAAQADLEAYMAASRSFNSLVVNLDLSESEIGEFVEINRENIESLSTLFEESKRFEEISSLEVVYRDEENPEALYSVAYEGEALRMKMEEAYQRYAAQQSSLQSVSSRYGLSTASYNQSVTEFAAVVGETDAAQESRLDAIPKNDVFPLTLGIEPTTATFGDRILIAGTLYRSPGQEVGISIDSRLWGTAITDINGRYTAYYPVTAIGTGKHLIYTSRGSRYSDVIEFTIVPAPAALTLEATQGDYGAGENVLFTGTLSSLDRPVSNALVSIVPDEGAAIQVLTDEKGVYSCTGLLDPGIREVKAVVSGESLPFAYTASSPVTVDVPHAWMGFASLVMKGAVILVLGLGLEFMVRSIREQRSKRRATPISRHEIPVLRQPALPPAPIAEPLSPAEVARQYALHVGNGDYREAIRTLYLALADRIGRKAEIRNYIAWTPREILGATSGASEAKNLAEFIGKYEHSHYGTTETSHGQAEALLRWYGSVTEAMGGGQD, translated from the coding sequence ATGCAATGGGTTCTGGCAGGGGTATCCCTGGCGATCATCCTCATCTGCGGGAGCATGATCACCTCGCCGATACTGTACTCGGCCGAAAACGCCTCTTCCACGGCGCATCATGCCGACCCGTCCCTCATCTCCAGAACGGCGGAGAACAGGGCAGGATCGGTCGTGCCTGCCATGGACAACCTTATCGAGAGCACGGGAACAATTGTTCTGAACATTAAAAACAAGGATTTTAAAGCGGCACAGGCCGATCTGGAAGCCTATATGGCCGCCTCGAGGTCATTCAACAGCCTCGTCGTCAACCTGGACCTGTCCGAGAGCGAGATCGGGGAGTTCGTGGAGATCAACAGGGAAAACATTGAATCCCTTTCCACCCTCTTTGAGGAGAGCAAACGCTTTGAGGAGATCTCCAGCCTTGAGGTGGTATACCGGGACGAGGAGAACCCTGAAGCGCTCTACTCGGTTGCCTACGAGGGAGAAGCGCTCAGGATGAAAATGGAAGAGGCGTATCAGCGCTACGCCGCACAGCAGTCGTCCCTTCAGAGTGTGAGCAGCCGCTACGGCCTCTCCACCGCCTCATACAACCAGAGCGTGACCGAGTTTGCCGCGGTCGTCGGCGAGACCGACGCCGCACAGGAGAGCCGGCTGGATGCAATCCCGAAAAACGATGTCTTTCCTCTCACCCTCGGGATAGAACCGACCACCGCCACCTTCGGCGATCGGATCCTGATCGCGGGCACCCTGTACCGGAGCCCGGGGCAGGAGGTCGGGATCTCTATCGACAGCCGCCTGTGGGGGACGGCGATCACCGACATCAACGGCAGATATACGGCCTATTATCCGGTAACAGCGATCGGCACGGGAAAACACCTGATCTATACCTCCCGGGGCAGCAGGTATTCAGATGTGATCGAGTTCACCATCGTGCCGGCGCCGGCCGCCCTGACACTCGAGGCCACGCAGGGGGATTACGGGGCCGGGGAAAACGTCCTTTTCACCGGCACCCTCTCAAGCCTTGACAGACCGGTCTCAAACGCCCTGGTCTCCATCGTGCCCGACGAAGGGGCGGCGATCCAGGTGCTCACCGACGAGAAGGGAGTTTACTCCTGCACCGGCCTGCTGGATCCGGGGATCAGAGAGGTGAAGGCAGTCGTTTCGGGCGAGTCCCTCCCCTTTGCATATACCGCCAGCAGCCCGGTCACCGTGGACGTACCCCATGCATGGATGGGGTTTGCCTCCCTTGTGATGAAGGGTGCGGTAATCCTGGTCCTCGGGCTCGGGCTGGAGTTCATGGTCAGGAGCATACGGGAACAGCGTTCAAAGAGGCGTGCCACTCCCATCAGCCGTCACGAAATTCCTGTCCTCAGGCAGCCCGCCCTGCCACCCGCACCAATAGCCGAGCCGCTGTCTCCCGCCGAGGTGGCGCGGCAGTATGCGCTCCACGTTGGAAACGGCGACTACAGAGAGGCGATCAGGACCCTGTACCTCGCCCTCGCAGACAGGATCGGACGAAAGGCAGAGATCAGGAATTATATCGCATGGACGCCGCGGGAGATTCTTGGCGCTACATCGGGCGCGAGCGAGGCCAAAAACCTCGCCGAATTTATCGGGAAGTACGAACATTCCCATTACGGCACCACGGAAACCTCGCACGGACAGGCTGAGGCGCTGCTGCGGTGGTACGGCAGCGTCACCGAGGCCATGGGTGGTGGTCAGGATTAA
- a CDS encoding DUF4350 domain-containing protein, with translation MVVRIKFIRLAAAAIALLAVSVLFLHLSTTDHEFSRYNIGWNGTSVFAGNLEDAGGVVLHETADLPNYQDAVLLLIAPEGEIPDSEIGDYRAFLKRNNTLFISDESGASNKLLKEIGSDIRVIPGKIAGFDSGYADPLLPNGYPEGDHPLLEGVASIAFNHPAQVMGGEALVSSGIFSWYDLDGNGRMEVGEPSGRFVFISSQPVGGGEVIVCADPSILINTMLGRGVPGDGAIFADNLLSYRNTAILESAHSATAATGGIGQALAHLKASPPLQAGIMGACLLVAGIAWRRRVCPGGQS, from the coding sequence GTGGTGGTCAGGATTAAGTTCATCAGACTGGCAGCGGCCGCCATCGCTCTTCTGGCCGTTTCTGTCCTTTTCCTCCACCTCTCCACGACCGACCACGAGTTCAGCAGATACAATATCGGGTGGAACGGCACCTCGGTCTTTGCCGGGAACCTGGAGGATGCCGGCGGCGTGGTCCTGCACGAGACTGCGGACCTGCCGAACTACCAGGACGCCGTCCTTCTTCTGATCGCGCCGGAGGGAGAGATCCCTGATAGCGAGATCGGCGATTATAGAGCATTTCTTAAGCGTAACAACACGCTTTTTATTTCTGACGAGTCAGGGGCGTCAAACAAACTGCTCAAAGAAATCGGTTCGGATATCAGAGTTATTCCAGGCAAAATCGCAGGTTTCGACTCGGGATATGCGGATCCGCTCCTTCCGAACGGCTATCCAGAGGGCGATCATCCGCTGCTCGAAGGCGTGGCGTCGATCGCCTTCAACCACCCTGCACAGGTGATGGGAGGCGAGGCCCTCGTCAGTTCTGGCATCTTTAGTTGGTACGACCTGGACGGGAACGGGCGGATGGAGGTGGGAGAGCCTTCAGGAAGGTTCGTCTTCATCTCCAGCCAGCCGGTCGGCGGGGGTGAGGTGATCGTCTGCGCGGACCCGAGCATCCTGATCAACACAATGCTGGGGCGGGGCGTGCCCGGGGACGGCGCCATCTTCGCCGACAATCTGCTTTCGTACAGGAATACCGCAATTCTGGAGAGTGCCCACTCCGCAACCGCCGCGACCGGGGGCATCGGGCAGGCTCTGGCGCACCTGAAGGCGTCGCCTCCCCTGCAGGCAGGCATCATGGGTGCCTGCCTTCTGGTGGCCGGGATTGCGTGGAGAAGAAGAGTATGTCCAGGGGGTCAATCATGA
- a CDS encoding AAA family ATPase produces the protein MTGETIERELKAISKSYTRIAEQVGKFVVGNTPLIEMIFVSMLSEGHILLEGVPGTAKTVIAKTVAALSGCDFRRIQCAVDMQPADIVGVRMYDTERKDFVLKKGPIFSNFILVDEINRVSPRTQSAFIEAMSERQTTIDGITHPFTDPFFVIATQNPYEFEGTFPLIEAQKDRFMFSTKLRYLDADEELEIIRRESTGYLDWDAYRSAIAPVLTPDMIRHFIGTVRSVRAEEPILRYIRDIVLETRKHDDIWLGASPRASIAFVRGSKALAALNGREYVIPDDVKRIARLALPHRLILRRESDLGGVTTGEVTEDILAAVEVL, from the coding sequence ATGACAGGCGAAACAATCGAGCGTGAACTCAAAGCGATATCGAAGTCTTATACCAGGATTGCAGAGCAGGTTGGAAAATTCGTGGTGGGCAACACACCCCTCATCGAGATGATCTTCGTCAGCATGCTCAGCGAGGGGCATATCCTTCTTGAAGGAGTGCCGGGCACGGCCAAGACCGTCATTGCAAAGACGGTAGCAGCCCTTTCAGGCTGTGATTTCAGACGCATTCAATGCGCCGTCGATATGCAGCCAGCCGACATCGTCGGGGTGCGGATGTATGATACGGAGCGGAAGGATTTTGTCCTGAAAAAAGGGCCGATCTTCTCCAATTTCATTCTGGTCGACGAGATCAACCGGGTCAGCCCGCGCACGCAGAGCGCCTTCATCGAGGCAATGAGCGAGCGGCAGACCACGATCGACGGGATTACGCACCCGTTTACCGATCCGTTCTTCGTGATCGCCACCCAGAACCCGTACGAGTTCGAGGGCACCTTCCCCCTCATCGAGGCCCAGAAGGACCGGTTCATGTTCAGCACAAAACTCAGGTACCTTGACGCCGACGAGGAACTTGAGATCATCAGACGGGAGAGCACCGGCTATCTCGACTGGGACGCCTACCGGTCGGCGATCGCCCCGGTGCTTACGCCCGATATGATCCGGCATTTCATCGGGACGGTCAGGAGTGTGCGGGCTGAAGAGCCGATCCTCAGGTATATCAGGGACATCGTCCTCGAAACGCGGAAACACGACGATATCTGGCTCGGCGCCAGCCCCAGGGCGTCAATCGCCTTTGTGCGCGGCAGCAAGGCCCTTGCTGCACTGAACGGGAGAGAATATGTTATTCCTGACGATGTAAAGCGGATCGCACGGCTCGCCCTGCCCCATCGCCTGATCTTGAGACGAGAGTCCGATCTCGGCGGTGTGACGACCGGCGAGGTCACCGAAGATATCCTTGCGGCGGTCGAGGTGCTGTAA